One bacterium DNA segment encodes these proteins:
- a CDS encoding riboflavin synthase has protein sequence MFTGIVSGVGTIVEASPNRLGIEHAATAGRLTVGSSVAVNGCCLTVVRKSGATFFADVVPETLRRTNLGSAKPGSAVNLELPLAADGLLDGHLVQGHVDVTAMVKRVAAAAAGKEVVIELPKPLRSFVVAKGSIAVDGMSLTVAAVDDQAGTFTVALIPHTLAVTVAGDYKAGTAVNLEADVVARYVARNLPR, from the coding sequence ATGTTCACGGGAATCGTTAGCGGCGTCGGCACGATCGTCGAGGCGAGCCCGAACCGGCTCGGGATCGAGCACGCCGCCACGGCCGGGCGCCTGACCGTCGGCTCCAGCGTGGCGGTCAACGGCTGCTGCCTCACGGTGGTCCGGAAATCCGGCGCGACCTTCTTCGCCGACGTGGTGCCCGAGACGCTCCGCCGGACCAACCTCGGCTCGGCCAAGCCGGGGTCGGCGGTCAACCTGGAGCTGCCGCTCGCCGCCGATGGATTGCTCGACGGGCACCTCGTCCAGGGTCACGTCGACGTCACCGCCATGGTGAAGCGAGTGGCCGCCGCGGCCGCCGGGAAAGAGGTCGTGATCGAGCTGCCGAAACCGCTTCGCAGCTTTGTCGTCGCGAAGGGTTCGATCGCCGTCGACGGGATGAGCCTCACGGTGGCCGCTGTCGACGATCAGGCCGGCACTTTCACCGTGGCTTTGATTCCTCACACGCTGGCGGTGACGGTGGCCGGCGACTACAAAGCGGGCACGGCGGTGAATCTCGAAGCCGACGTCGTCGCCCGCTACGTGGCCCGAAACCTACCCCGGTAG